The sequence below is a genomic window from Escherichia marmotae.
GTTTCCGGCGTCTGCAGCCAGCAGCGAAAGTGGGTTGATTCTGGCTGGCACCCACGGCGACGAAAATTCTTCCGTCGTCACCCTCTCCTGCGCATTACGCACATTAACCCCTTCTCTGCGCCGCCATCATGTCGTGCTCTGTGTGAATCCTGACGGTTGCCAGCTTGGTTTACGAGCCAATGCTAATGGTGTGGATTTGAACAGAAACTTTCCTGCAGCGAACTGGAAAGAAGGTGAAACGGTGTACCGCTGGAACAGCGCCGCCGAAAAGCGCGACGTGGTCTTGCTGACCGGAGATAAACCAGGCTCAGAACCTGAAACCCAGGCGTTGTGCCAGCTCATTCATCGTATCCAACCCGCCTGGATAGTCTCTTTTCACGATCCGCTGGCTTGTATTGAAGATCCCAGGCACAGTGAATTAGGTGAATGGCTGGCTCAGGCGTTTGAATTACCGCTGGTGACCAGCGTCGGCTATGAAACGCCCGGCTCCTTCGGCAGTTGGTGTGCTGATCTGAACTTGCACTGTATTACCGCCGAGTTTCCGCCTGTCTCCTCAGATGAAGCCAGCGAAAAGTATCTCTTTGCAATGGCGAATTTACTGCGTTGGCATCCTAAAGATGCAATTCGCCGGTCGTAAACTGTAGCGGCGGCTCCACATCCACCGCCAACCAGGTCGGGCCATCAAGATCAGCAAAACTGACCTGCGGCACCAGCGGTAAAACGGCGCTAATGGCGCGTGAAGTACATAGCATGCAGCCCAACATCAGGCTAAAACCTTGTGCACGCGCTTCGGTCGCCAACGCCAGCGCTTCTGTTAGCCCGCCGGTTTTATCGAGTTTGATGTTAACCATCTCATAGCGCCCTTGCAGCGCCTTCAGGTTACTGCGGGTATGGCAGCTTTCATCAGCACAAATGGGTAACGGATGAATAAAATTCTCCAGCGCCGCATCGTCCTGTGCCGGGAGCGGCTGTTCCAGCATAGCGACGCCTAAATCAGCCAACAACTGACATTGCGCCGCCAACCCTTCCGCGCGCCAGGATTCATTAGCATCAACAATCAACGTCGCATCCGGAACCGCTGCGCGGATCGCCACCATCCGCTCGCTAATAAGATGGTTATCCAGCTTCACTTTCAGCAATTTCGCCCCCGCCTGCCAGAGTGCTGATGCACTGCTGGCCATCTGATCCGGCGTACCAATAACCACTGTCTGCGCCGTGGTAATAGTGTCGGGAAGCGTTATGCCGATAAATTCAGC
It includes:
- the mpaA gene encoding murein tripeptide amidase MpaA — protein: MTVTRPRAERGAFPPGTEHYGRSLLGAPLIWFPASAASSESGLILAGTHGDENSSVVTLSCALRTLTPSLRRHHVVLCVNPDGCQLGLRANANGVDLNRNFPAANWKEGETVYRWNSAAEKRDVVLLTGDKPGSEPETQALCQLIHRIQPAWIVSFHDPLACIEDPRHSELGEWLAQAFELPLVTSVGYETPGSFGSWCADLNLHCITAEFPPVSSDEASEKYLFAMANLLRWHPKDAIRRS
- the ycjG gene encoding L-Ala-D/L-Glu epimerase; its protein translation is MRTVKVFEEAWPLHSPFVIARGSRSEARVVVVELEEDGVKGVGECTPYPRYGESDASVMAQIMSVVPQLEKGLTREELQKILPAGAARNALDCALWDLCARKQQQTLAEFIGITLPDTITTAQTVVIGTPDQMASSASALWQAGAKLLKVKLDNHLISERMVAIRAAVPDATLIVDANESWRAEGLAAQCQLLADLGVAMLEQPLPAQDDAALENFIHPLPICADESCHTRSNLKALQGRYEMVNIKLDKTGGLTEALALATEARAQGFSLMLGCMLCTSRAISAVLPLVPQVSFADLDGPTWLAVDVEPPLQFTTGELHL